Proteins encoded in a region of the Nicotiana tomentosiformis chromosome 9, ASM39032v3, whole genome shotgun sequence genome:
- the LOC138898661 gene encoding uncharacterized protein: MTPLLEEIRGFSGLPWDSPGLLVPENRTSRGFLKMMGLRKNDELVCLKKSYIPSDFLYERYGHSTSYRIYHDEFSITSLGWTHRRVFVFIICFLGEVKPGIDRGNMVIDDDAEAQVKYKRLRKRILESEARHLEQHKIDMESINEWREIGSCILASSAYHTRSRGPPTPPPPSDPKSKGKAKMDDMSGIRKDNVAHEENFETSDGRSTPAQNDLGVEGGKGIEGLNYEDLCIQPDIELLEGYKPPKFEMFDKTGDPKVNLRTYCDNLVGVRKDERIRMKLFMKSLLGDALSWYISQNLKKWVSWVSMASDFMDRFRFNTENAPDVFYIQNLKKKPTETFREYATRSRSKATKVRPVLEEEQMNKFFVRAQDPQYYEKLMVIENHKFSDIIKLGESIEERIKSGMKPRPNFDHGPPRQYTPITETIDQLYERLKAAGYVTHIPVVAMENSSQWVNPNKTCAYHSGMKGHTIDECRTLKDKIQTLLDTKVIQAKEAAPNVRNNPLPDHRGERVNVIETGEEWDSERSIGLIREGHNPETSLVTLTPIMIQTQTPIEVEVVAPTLFEVEVTTPFIVMVATTPSYKSKAIPWDYVAEARRKGKGKMEETGVAQGMTRTGRVYTPEHLGGTSEEAVSKQPIIGNGPDDIWRKVQAREYSVVDHLNKTPAHISIL, encoded by the exons ATGACTCCCCTTCTTGAGGAAATAAGAGGTTTTTCCGGGCTACCCTGGGATAGCCCTGGTCTGCTAGTACCGGAAAATCGTACTTCTAGGGGATTTCTGAAAATGATGGGTCTTAGAAAGAATGACGAGTTAGTCTGCCTGAAGAAGTCCTACATACCTTCTGACTTCCTctacgagcgttatgggcacaGCACATCCTACCGTATCTATCATGATGAGTTTTCCATCACTTCCCTAGGCTGGACTCATCGTCGGGTTTTTGTGTTCATCATCTGTTTTCTGG gagaagtCAAGCCAGGGATCGATCGAGGAAACATGGTCATAGATGATGATGCTGaagcacaagtaaaatacaagagGTTGCGCAAAAGAATCCTTGAGTCTGAAGCcagacatttggaacaacacaagatagacatggaatcaatcaatgaatggagggaa aTTGGTTCTTgtatactggcatcatcagcgtATCATACCAGATCCAGAGGCCCTCCaactcctcctcctccaagtgatcctaaaagtaagggaaaggctaagatggatgacatgagtggtatcaggaaagataATGTTGCGCATGAGGAAAAttttgaaacttcagatggtcggagtactccggcacagaatgATTTG GGTGTCGAAGGGGgtaaaggcattgagggtttgaactatgaagatctgtgtattcagccagacaTAGAACTgctggagggttacaaacctcctaagtttgagatGTTTGACAAAACAGGTGACCCAAAGGTGAATCTAAGGACATACTGTGACAATCTCGTAGGAGTTAGAAAAGATGAAAGGATTCGCATGAAACTATTCATGAAAAGCCTCCTTGGAGATGCCCTATCGTGGTACATCAGCCAAAATCTAAAGAAGTGGGTTAgctgggtaagcatggcatcggatttcatggatcggttcaggtttaataCGGAGAATGCACCAGATGTCTTCTATAtccagaatctcaagaagaagccaacagagactttccgcgagtatgctactcgatcGAGATCGAAAGCTACGAAAGTAAGGCCGGTATTGGAAGAAGAGCAGATGAACAAGTTCTTCGTCCGGGCCCAGGATCCACAATACTACGAAAAGTTGATGGTTATCGAGAATCAcaaattctccgacatcatcaaattaGGGGAAAGTATTGAAGAAAGGATCAAGAGTGGAATG aaacctagaccaaatttcgaccaCGGGcctcccagacaatacacccctatTACTGAAACTATCGATCAGTTATATGAGAGACTAAAAGCTGCTGGATATGTCACCCATATTCCCGTTGTTGCCATGGAAAActcctctcaatgggtcaatccaaataagacatgtgcctatcactcaggcatgaaaggtcatactattgacGAGTGTCGTACTCTGAAGGATAAAATTCAGACATTACTTGATACCAAAgttatacaggcaaaggaggccGCACCTAACGTCCGCAACAATCCCCTCCCGGATCACAGGGGCGAAAGGGTGAATGTGATAGAGACTggtgaagaatgggactcagagaggtcaattggactcattcgagaagggcataatcctgaaacatctctggtcactctcacacctatcatgatACAAACTCAGACACCAATCGAAGTTGAAGTAGTTGCACCAACTctgtttgaggttgaagtaacaacaccaTTCATCGTGATGGTAGCAACTacaccgtcttataagtctaaagctataccatgggattatgttgcagaagcaagaaggaaaggaaaggggaaaatggaagaaactggtgtagcacaaggtatgaccagaactggtagggtttacacacccgagcatttggggggaacaagtGAAGAAGCCGTTTCCAAGCAACCCATCATTGGAAACGGCCCTGATGatatttggagaaaggtgcaagcaagggagtattctgtggttgatcatttgaacaaaacccctgctcacaTATCCATTTTATAA
- the LOC138898662 gene encoding uncharacterized protein: protein MDPLKYIFQKPMPTGKLAKWQILLSEFDIVYVTQKAVKGQALVDHLAENPVGGEYEPLKTYFPDKEVSFVGEDIVEAYDGWRMFFDGAANFKGVSTEAILVLEIGQHYPVSVKLIFPCNNNMAEYEAYILGLNLAADMNIQELLVISDSDLLLHQVQGEWATKNTKILPYLYHVQDMM, encoded by the coding sequence atggaccctctgaagtacatcttccagaaacccatgcctacagggaagctagcaaaatggcagatattgttgagtgaattcgacattgtcTATGTGACTCAAAAAGCGGTAAAGGGACAAGCATTAGTGGATCATCTTGCGGAAAATCCTGTtggaggagaatacgaaccattaaaaacgtattttcctgataaagaagtatcattcgtaggagaagatatcgtcgaagcctacgacgggtggagaatgtttttcgatggagccgcaaacttcaaaggagttaGTACTGAAGCCATTTTGGTGTTAGaaataggtcaacattatccggtatccgtGAAACTCATATTTCCGTGCaacaataatatggcagaatatgaggcttacatattggggctcaatttggctgctgacatgaatatccaggaattactggtaattaGCGATTCAGATCTGCTACtacatcaggtgcagggagaatgggctacaaagaataccaagatattaccatatctatatcatgtgcaagataTGATGTAG